Proteins from a genomic interval of Mesobacillus sp. S13:
- the pheT gene encoding phenylalanine--tRNA ligase subunit beta: MLVSYKWLQEYIDLESVSAEELAEKITKSGIEVEGVEKLNEGLKGVVVGRVLECEKHPNAEKLNKTLVDLGNGEQVQIICGAPNVGKGQKVAVATVGAVLPGNFKIKKAKLRGEESHGMICSLQELGIEGKLAPKEYAEGIYNFTPDTEIGQDALEVLNRDDEILELGLTPNRADAMSMLGVAYEVGAILGKEIKLPNPQPETSSELASDYISVSVEAKEDNPLYVAKVIKNVKVGPSPVWLQTRLMAAGIRPHNNVVDITNFILLEYGQPLHAFDYDKLGSKEILVRRAKDGEVIETLDDVKRTLTPEHLVITNGTEPVALAGVMGGANSEVSSDTTTVMLESAYFTGGAIRKASKDHGLRSEASSRYEKGVDPERVRPAAERAAELMIELCGGEVLGGKVEAESLNVKPAVVSISLGKINKVLGTDLEMKQVEDIFARLKFETSVDNDTITVTVPTRRGDITIEEDLVEEVGRLYGYDNLPTTLPEGQSTPGHLSEYQKKRRVVRRYMEGAGLYQAVTYSLTSAEKATQYALDKREPVELAMPMSEDRSLLRLSIVPQLLEVLKYNNARQMESIAVYETGAVFLKTSNEELPEEREHLAAAITGLWESHPWQGEKKPVDFFVLKGIVEGLFSKLGLDRQLGFVKAELDGLHPGRTADILLNGKTIGFIGQVHPTMQKSLDLKETYVFELSLKALLEAETAPLQYTAIPRFPSVSRDIALVVDKGTAAGDLEKVITEAGGSLLKEVIVFDLYEGEKMDEGKKSLAFSLKYFDPEKTLTDEDIAKAHNKVLAALEEKAGAVLRG; this comes from the coding sequence ATGTTGGTATCATATAAATGGCTGCAGGAATATATCGATTTGGAAAGCGTATCTGCTGAAGAGCTCGCTGAAAAAATCACGAAAAGCGGCATCGAGGTAGAAGGCGTTGAAAAACTAAATGAAGGTTTGAAGGGCGTAGTTGTCGGCCGTGTCCTTGAATGCGAGAAGCACCCAAATGCAGAAAAATTGAACAAAACACTCGTTGACCTTGGAAACGGTGAACAGGTTCAAATTATTTGCGGTGCGCCTAATGTCGGCAAAGGACAGAAGGTTGCCGTTGCGACAGTAGGTGCTGTTTTACCAGGCAATTTCAAAATTAAAAAAGCAAAGCTTCGCGGTGAAGAATCCCATGGGATGATTTGCTCGCTACAGGAGCTTGGTATCGAAGGCAAATTGGCACCGAAGGAGTATGCTGAGGGTATTTACAATTTCACTCCTGACACAGAAATCGGGCAGGACGCGCTGGAAGTCCTAAACAGGGATGACGAAATCCTTGAGCTTGGCTTGACGCCAAACCGTGCTGATGCGATGAGCATGCTTGGTGTTGCGTATGAGGTTGGAGCGATTCTTGGCAAGGAAATCAAGTTGCCCAACCCGCAGCCTGAAACATCTTCAGAGCTGGCTAGTGACTATATCAGCGTAAGTGTCGAAGCAAAAGAAGATAACCCTCTCTATGTTGCAAAAGTGATCAAGAATGTAAAAGTGGGTCCATCACCGGTGTGGCTGCAAACAAGATTGATGGCTGCTGGCATCCGCCCTCACAATAACGTTGTTGATATCACGAACTTCATTTTATTGGAGTACGGACAGCCGCTTCACGCATTCGATTACGATAAGCTCGGTTCAAAAGAAATTCTTGTCCGCCGCGCGAAGGACGGAGAGGTAATTGAAACGCTTGATGATGTGAAACGCACGTTGACTCCAGAACACCTGGTCATCACGAACGGTACAGAGCCAGTGGCACTTGCAGGTGTTATGGGCGGAGCAAATTCCGAAGTAAGCAGTGACACTACGACTGTTATGTTGGAATCTGCTTATTTCACAGGAGGAGCAATCCGAAAGGCTTCAAAGGACCATGGTTTGCGAAGCGAAGCAAGCTCACGCTATGAAAAAGGCGTTGATCCTGAAAGAGTACGTCCGGCTGCAGAACGCGCAGCGGAATTGATGATTGAGCTGTGCGGCGGGGAAGTGCTTGGCGGCAAAGTGGAAGCAGAATCACTTAATGTGAAGCCAGCAGTTGTTTCAATCTCTCTTGGAAAAATCAATAAAGTATTGGGTACCGATCTAGAAATGAAGCAGGTTGAGGATATTTTTGCCCGCCTGAAATTCGAAACTTCTGTCGACAATGACACAATTACAGTAACGGTACCTACGCGCCGTGGGGACATCACGATTGAAGAGGATCTAGTAGAAGAAGTCGGCCGTCTATATGGCTATGACAATCTGCCGACAACCCTTCCTGAAGGTCAGTCAACACCTGGTCATCTTTCTGAATACCAGAAAAAGCGCCGCGTTGTCCGCCGCTACATGGAAGGCGCAGGTCTTTACCAGGCGGTGACATATTCTCTTACAAGCGCGGAAAAAGCAACACAATACGCATTGGATAAACGCGAGCCTGTTGAGCTGGCAATGCCGATGAGTGAAGACCGCAGCCTGTTGCGCTTAAGCATCGTGCCACAGCTGCTCGAAGTATTAAAATACAATAATGCCCGCCAGATGGAAAGTATCGCTGTTTATGAAACAGGCGCAGTCTTCCTGAAAACCAGTAATGAAGAGCTTCCGGAAGAACGCGAACATCTTGCTGCAGCCATTACTGGCCTGTGGGAAAGTCATCCATGGCAGGGAGAGAAGAAGCCTGTTGATTTCTTTGTCCTAAAAGGAATCGTGGAAGGTTTATTCTCAAAGCTTGGCCTAGATCGTCAGTTAGGTTTCGTGAAGGCTGAGCTTGATGGATTGCACCCGGGCCGTACGGCTGACATCTTGCTGAATGGCAAGACTATCGGCTTCATTGGTCAGGTTCATCCAACTATGCAAAAATCACTCGATCTGAAAGAGACTTATGTATTCGAACTTTCTCTTAAAGCTCTACTGGAAGCAGAAACAGCACCGTTACAGTACACAGCAATCCCACGTTTCCCATCAGTCTCAAGGGATATTGCCCTTGTTGTTGATAAAGGAACTGCTGCGGGCGACCTGGAGAAGGTCATCACTGAAGCTGGTGGATCTTTATTAAAAGAAGTAATTGTTTTCGACCTATACGAAGGTGAAAAAATGGATGAAGGCAAGAAATCACTGGCATTCTCCCTGAAATACTTCGATCCGGAAAAAACACTGACAGATGAAGACATTGCAAAAGCTCATAATAAAGTCCTTGCAGCTCTTGAAGAAAAAGCTGGAGCAGTATTAAGAGGATAA